In Erigeron canadensis isolate Cc75 chromosome 1, C_canadensis_v1, whole genome shotgun sequence, a single window of DNA contains:
- the LOC122580431 gene encoding deoxynucleoside triphosphate triphosphohydrolase SAMHD1 homolog has protein sequence MGAFRNGNGGDNTASPSMEDQRLWKHVHDNVHGNIYLDPLALKFIDTEQFQRLRDLKQLGLSHMVYPGAVHSRFEHSVGVYWLAGTAVEKIKAHQGLELDIDHSDIQTVKLAGLLHDVGHGPFSHLFEREFLPQVIEGSTWSHEDMSLHMIDYMVDEHYIDIDSERLKKVKDMIMAASEKAVKPVQTSREKVFLYDIVANGRNGIDVDKFDYIVRDSRACGLGCNFQFERLLDTMQVIDNEICYRAKEYLTVHKLFYTRADLHRTVYTHAKVKAIELMFVDALVKADNYLHISSYIRDPSQYWKLDDSILKTIETAEADELKESRDLIRRIRRRDLYQFCNEFTVPKDKLDHFKRITAQDIICSQKSGGVSLREEDLAVSNVKIDLTKGRNNPLESINFFEDYNSKEKFTISKDQISNLLPAYNQDLIVRVYSKKPELVEVVSEAFENFQVKTYGVKAQVHGTPERKRRRIFS, from the exons ATGGGAGCTTTCCGTAACGGTAACGGAGGTGACAACACTGCTTCGCCGTCAATGGAGGATCAACGCTTGTGGAAGCACGTTCACGATAACGTTCACGGCAACATTTATCTCGATCCT CTTGCTCTGAAATTTATCGACACTGAGCAGTTCCAAAG GCTTCGGGATCTGAAGCAACTTG GTCTATCACACATGGTATATCCTGGAGCAGTACATTCTCGGTTTGAGCATTCAGTTGGTGTTTATTGGCTTGCTGGTACTGCAGTTGAAAAAATCAAGGCACATCAG GGGTTAGAGCTTGACATTGATCACTCAGATATACAGACTGTAAAACTTGCTG GTTTATTGCATGATGTCGGTCACGGGCCATTCAGCCATTTGTTTGAAAGAGAATTTCTTCCTCAGGTTATTGAAGGCTCTACATG GTCCCATGAAGATATGTCTTTGCACATGATAGACTACATGGTTGATGAACATTACATAGATATTGATTCTGAACGCCTGAAGAAAGTGAAG GACATGATCATGGCTGCTTCTGAAAAGGCTGTAAAA CCTGTGCAGACTTCAAGAGAGAAGGTTTTCTTATATGACATTGTTGCAAATGGTCGAAATGGCATAGATGTTGATAA ATTCGATTATATTGTCCGTGACTCTCGAGCTTGTGGTCTTGGCTGCAACTTTCAGTTTGAAAG GCTGTTGGATACTATGCAAGTCATAGACAATGAAATCTGCTATCGTGCCAAGGAAT ATCTGACGGTCCATAAGTTGTTCTACACCCGTGCTGATCTGCACCGCACAGTCTATACACATGCTAAAGTGAAG GCTATTGAACTCATGTTTGTAGATGCTCTTGTAAAGGCGGATAACTATCTTCATATTTCATCATATATTCGAGACCCATCTCAGTACTGGAAG TTGGACGATTCAATATTGAAGACGATTGAAACTGCAGAGGCTGACGAGCTTAAGGAATCAAGAGATCTAATTCGAAGAATTCGGAGAAGGGACTTGTATCAG TTCTGCAATGAGTTTACCGTTCCCAAGGATAAGTTGGACCATTTCAAACGTATCACTGCACAAGATATCATTTGTTCACAG AAATCTGGCGGGGTTAGTCTAAGAGAAGAAGATCTAGCAGTGAGCAATGTCAAAATTGATTTGACAAAAGGGAGAAACAATCCTCTTGAAAG CATCAACTTCTTTGAG GATTATAATAGCAAAGAGAAATTCACAATTAGCAAAGATCAGATAAGTAACTTGCTGCCTGCATATAATCAGGACTTGATAGTGAGAGTGTACTCCAAGAAGCCTGAACTG GTGGAAGTAGTTTCTGAAGCATTCGAGAATTTCCAAGTAAAGACATATGGAGTGAAAGCGCAAGTACATGGAACTCCTGAAAGGAAAAGGCGCAGGATCTTCTCGTGA